From a single Calothrix sp. NIES-2098 genomic region:
- a CDS encoding HlyD family secretion protein: MSEILNDKVATTINEYEEQDNSSINVTKLADDWSEHTKDILDSLPQVWTRGMLYFLLSFVSIALPWAMLSKVDETGTAKGRLEPKGKTVKLDSAVPGTVTSIPVKEGDLVKPGEPVLILDSELVQAELRQTKDKLEGQLNRRSQLNLLKNQLVVTIATQQQQNQAQELEKQSQIEQAQQNLTALKNSYEIQKAEKITQVNQAQQTIEQAHTANKLLENSLASAQREVERYSQLKQAGAIPEIHVVDKRDIAKDRQRVYEQSKSDIKQANLRLAEQQSSYQRTIRQAKAEIEQAYLRLKEQQRSYQTLTHSGKLALLKSEEQLNNLETEMTTLQAEVAQTNSQINSLQLQLQQRVLKSPIAGRVFQLPIQRPGAVVQPGTMIAEISPEGSPLIIRAQMPTSESGSLRKGLPVKIKFDAYPFQDYGILEGELLEISPTTSEVDTPNGKLSAYNLEISLKSNCIHGKNKCIPLRPGDTATAEVIVRQRRIINFILDPFKQLQQGD, translated from the coding sequence ATGTCAGAGATATTAAATGATAAAGTTGCAACTACAATTAATGAATACGAAGAGCAAGACAATTCATCGATAAATGTAACTAAATTAGCTGATGATTGGTCTGAACATACTAAAGATATACTTGATAGCTTACCCCAAGTTTGGACAAGGGGAATGTTATATTTTCTGCTGAGTTTTGTATCTATTGCTCTGCCTTGGGCGATGCTATCTAAAGTAGATGAAACTGGTACAGCCAAGGGAAGACTTGAGCCAAAGGGTAAAACAGTTAAGTTAGATAGCGCAGTACCAGGAACAGTAACTTCTATCCCAGTTAAAGAAGGGGATCTAGTTAAACCTGGAGAACCTGTATTGATATTAGATTCAGAATTAGTCCAGGCAGAATTACGCCAAACAAAAGATAAATTAGAAGGGCAATTAAATAGGCGATCGCAATTAAATCTTTTAAAAAATCAGCTAGTAGTAACTATAGCAACTCAGCAACAACAAAATCAAGCCCAAGAGTTAGAAAAACAGTCCCAAATCGAGCAAGCGCAGCAAAATTTAACGGCTTTAAAAAATTCCTATGAAATCCAAAAAGCCGAAAAAATTACCCAAGTTAATCAGGCACAGCAGACTATCGAACAAGCTCACACTGCAAATAAATTATTAGAAAATAGTTTAGCAAGTGCTCAAAGAGAGGTAGAACGCTACAGCCAACTTAAACAAGCAGGTGCTATCCCAGAAATTCATGTTGTAGATAAGCGAGATATAGCTAAAGACAGACAGAGAGTATACGAACAAAGCAAATCAGATATTAAACAAGCTAATCTACGTCTAGCCGAACAGCAAAGTAGTTATCAACGCACAATTCGTCAAGCAAAGGCAGAAATTGAACAAGCATATTTGCGCTTGAAAGAACAGCAAAGAAGTTATCAAACCTTAACTCATTCTGGAAAACTGGCTCTACTCAAAAGCGAGGAACAATTAAATAATTTAGAAACAGAAATGACAACGTTACAAGCAGAAGTTGCTCAAACTAATAGTCAAATCAATAGCTTACAGTTGCAATTGCAGCAACGAGTATTAAAATCTCCCATCGCTGGTAGAGTATTTCAACTACCAATTCAACGTCCGGGTGCAGTCGTTCAACCTGGAACAATGATTGCAGAGATTTCTCCAGAAGGTTCACCTTTAATTATTAGGGCGCAAATGCCAACATCTGAAAGCGGTTCTTTACGCAAAGGATTGCCAGTAAAAATTAAATTTGATGCTTATCCATTTCAAGATTATGGAATTCTTGAAGGAGAATTATTAGAAATTTCCCCAACTACATCAGAAGTGGATACACCTAATGGAAAACTCTCTGCATATAACTTAGAAATTTCCCTGAAGAGTAATTGTATCCATGGTAAAAATAAATGTATACCTTTACGTCCTGGCGATACAGCAACAGCAGAAGTAATTGTACGTCAGCGTCGGATTATTAATTTTATCCTCGATCCATTTAAACAGTTGCAACAGGGAGATTAA
- a CDS encoding PpiC-type peptidyl-prolyl cis-trans isomerase, whose translation MLKTITIANQDILHIVKQCCQIPDFIEKIITRKIIENTVSDMGIKIETEELQKAADTFRLMYELATAEDTWKWLEERALSVDDFEELVYANLLANKLAQHLFADKVEPYFFENQLDYAGAVIYEVVLDDEDLAMELFYAVMEGEISFYDVAHQYIQDTELRRKCGYRGKVNRQDLKPEISATVFAAKPPQLLKPIITSKGVHLIMLEEIIQPELNEKLRYQIMSAFFAEWVKQQIEHVEVIKQL comes from the coding sequence ATGTTAAAGACTATCACAATTGCTAACCAAGATATTCTACATATTGTCAAGCAATGCTGCCAAATTCCCGATTTTATTGAAAAAATTATTACCCGCAAGATAATTGAAAATACTGTGTCCGATATGGGTATAAAAATAGAGACTGAAGAACTTCAAAAAGCAGCAGATACTTTCCGCTTAATGTATGAATTAGCAACTGCTGAAGATACCTGGAAATGGTTAGAAGAACGCGCTCTCTCTGTAGATGATTTTGAAGAATTAGTTTACGCTAATTTACTTGCTAATAAGTTAGCCCAACATCTGTTTGCAGATAAAGTTGAACCCTATTTTTTTGAAAATCAACTAGACTACGCTGGTGCAGTGATATATGAAGTGGTGTTGGATGATGAAGACTTAGCTATGGAACTATTTTATGCCGTTATGGAGGGTGAAATTAGTTTTTATGATGTTGCTCACCAATACATACAAGATACAGAATTACGTCGCAAATGTGGATATCGAGGAAAAGTCAATCGTCAGGATTTAAAGCCAGAAATTTCTGCTACTGTTTTTGCTGCTAAACCTCCCCAACTTCTCAAGCCAATTATTACATCTAAGGGAGTACATTTAATTATGCTAGAAGAGATTATTCAACCAGAATTGAATGAGAAGTTGCGTTATCAAATTATGTCAGCATTTTTTGCTGAGTGGGTAAAGCAGCAAATAGAGCATGTAGAGGTTATTAAACAATTGTAG
- the clpP gene encoding ATP-dependent Clp protease proteolytic subunit — MPIGVPKVPYRMPGGQFTDWISIYDRLYRERIIFLGRDIDDEIANQIIAVMLYLDSEDPGKDIYLYINSPGGMVTSGLAIYDTMQHIKSDVVTICVGLAASMGSFLLAAGTKGKRMALPHSRIMIHQPSGGTRGQATDIEIEAREILRIRNQLNQIYANNTGQTLAKIEKDMDRDFFMSAQEAKEYGLIDRVIEERP; from the coding sequence ATGCCTATAGGTGTTCCTAAAGTTCCTTACCGGATGCCCGGAGGGCAATTTACAGATTGGATTAGCATCTACGATCGCCTTTACCGAGAAAGAATTATTTTCTTAGGGCGAGACATTGATGACGAAATTGCCAACCAAATTATTGCAGTTATGTTATACCTGGACTCGGAAGATCCAGGCAAGGACATTTATTTGTATATCAATTCCCCTGGTGGTATGGTGACTTCCGGCTTGGCAATTTATGACACCATGCAACACATCAAATCAGATGTGGTGACAATTTGCGTTGGTTTAGCTGCTTCAATGGGGTCTTTCCTGTTGGCTGCTGGCACCAAAGGCAAACGCATGGCACTGCCTCACTCGCGGATTATGATTCACCAACCTTCTGGTGGCACCCGCGGCCAAGCAACGGATATCGAAATTGAAGCTAGAGAGATTCTGCGGATTCGTAACCAGCTCAATCAGATTTATGCCAACAACACTGGTCAAACTTTAGCCAAAATTGAAAAAGACATGGATCGTGACTTTTTCATGTCTGCCCAAGAAGCTAAAGAATACGGTTTGATTGACCGTGTAATTGAAGAACGTCCGTAA
- a CDS encoding cyclic nucleotide-regulated ABC bacteriocin/lantibiotic exporter — MAEYISELLSLQQLCTVLGYSLSSEDLQPCLTQVKSLTPKVGKFWQGTDVEPGIYIVLAGKVRLLDETGELIATLEVGESFGEFTLFQEAGFKAYAARASVNLHLAFLSGEALSPLISKYPQIYEHLRTKARSRNSLLVQSDSEPVSPNLPQQFAKREEQTITSPAPVSNLQKKISKAYFPNPTQRVGHLWQRVTKNYPFFAQQSSSDCGAACLVMVSRYWGKRFSVNRVRDIANVDRNGASLRGLSAAAESIGFNTRPVKASLDQLGKQKLPAIVHWQGKHYIVVYEITKKYVIVADPAIGQRTLTHREFKADWTGYTLLLQPTALFKDTEESTTPFWQFFELIKPYGLVMLEIFLASLFIQIFGLIAPLFTQLILDRVVVQRSELTLTAVGLGLLIFNLFRVALTGLRQYLLDHTANRLDVALIVGFIRHTLQLPLSFFETRYVGDIISRVQENRKIQRFLSGEALSTLLDLLTVFIYLGLMFWYSWKMALLCLVIVPPFFLLALIATPFLKKISREIFSAYNQESSYLIETISGVRTVKSTAIEQTVRWHWEELLHKAVKTNFAGQIIGNRLQIFSNSIQAVVTTALLWFGAHLVIQNQLTIGQLVAFNMLLGTIISPFQRLAVLWNQLQEVVISMERINDVLDTEPEENLQHQIRQSLPSIQGEVRFENVTFRYNSESDTNVIENLSFQIKPGQMVALVGRSGSGKTTISKLVLGLYLPSDGKILVDGCDITNISLRSLRQQVGVVDQDTFLFGGTIRDNISLGHPGAKLEEIIEAAKLAGADEFIKKLPMGYETQIGEGGGMLSGGQRQRIAIARALLGNPRLLILDEATSHLDTESERIIQKNFNTILKGRTTLVIAHRLSTVRNADLILVLDKGVLIESGNHQELMARRGHYFYLNQQQLDASA, encoded by the coding sequence ATGGCGGAATATATATCAGAGTTGCTGTCTTTGCAGCAATTATGTACTGTCTTGGGTTATTCTCTCTCTTCAGAAGACTTACAGCCCTGCCTTACCCAAGTTAAATCTCTTACACCCAAAGTAGGGAAATTTTGGCAAGGAACAGATGTTGAACCAGGTATCTACATCGTACTTGCAGGTAAAGTCAGATTGCTTGATGAAACAGGTGAACTGATTGCAACCTTGGAGGTAGGAGAATCATTTGGTGAATTTACCTTATTTCAGGAAGCTGGTTTTAAAGCTTATGCAGCAAGAGCTAGTGTCAATTTACACTTGGCTTTTCTTTCTGGGGAAGCGCTGTCACCATTGATAAGCAAATATCCCCAAATTTACGAACATTTACGTACCAAAGCGCGATCGCGAAATTCCCTGTTAGTCCAGTCTGACAGCGAACCAGTATCTCCCAATCTGCCACAACAGTTTGCTAAACGAGAAGAACAGACTATTACTTCCCCAGCACCAGTAAGTAATCTACAGAAAAAGATTAGCAAAGCCTACTTTCCCAACCCCACACAAAGAGTAGGTCATTTATGGCAGCGCGTCACTAAAAACTATCCATTTTTTGCCCAACAGAGTTCATCAGACTGCGGTGCAGCTTGTTTGGTGATGGTGTCTCGTTATTGGGGAAAACGCTTTAGTGTTAATCGCGTGCGAGATATTGCTAATGTTGACCGCAACGGTGCATCTCTGCGGGGATTGTCAGCAGCAGCAGAAAGTATCGGATTTAACACTAGACCAGTCAAAGCTAGTCTCGACCAGCTAGGGAAGCAAAAACTACCTGCAATTGTTCACTGGCAAGGCAAGCATTACATAGTTGTCTATGAAATCACCAAGAAATATGTGATAGTTGCAGACCCCGCCATTGGTCAGCGTACCCTCACTCATCGGGAATTTAAAGCAGATTGGACTGGATATACTTTACTGTTGCAACCTACAGCCCTTTTCAAAGATACCGAAGAGAGTACAACACCCTTCTGGCAATTCTTTGAATTAATCAAACCGTACGGGTTGGTGATGCTGGAAATATTTCTAGCTTCCCTTTTTATTCAAATATTTGGATTGATTGCACCTTTATTTACCCAACTTATTCTCGATAGAGTGGTGGTGCAGCGTTCTGAATTGACCTTAACAGCTGTAGGTTTAGGGTTGCTAATTTTCAATCTGTTTCGGGTAGCACTAACAGGTTTGCGGCAATATTTACTAGATCATACAGCTAATAGGCTAGATGTAGCTTTGATTGTGGGATTTATCCGTCATACCCTACAACTTCCTTTAAGTTTTTTTGAAACTCGTTATGTTGGGGATATTATTTCTCGAGTTCAAGAAAACCGCAAAATTCAACGTTTTCTCTCTGGTGAAGCATTATCAACCCTCTTAGATTTACTTACAGTATTTATCTATTTAGGGCTAATGTTTTGGTACAGTTGGAAAATGGCATTATTGTGCTTGGTAATTGTACCGCCATTCTTTTTATTAGCATTGATTGCCACACCCTTTTTAAAGAAGATTTCTAGGGAAATATTTAGTGCTTATAACCAAGAAAGTAGTTATCTCATTGAAACTATTTCTGGGGTAAGAACAGTAAAATCGACAGCCATAGAACAAACAGTTCGCTGGCATTGGGAAGAGTTATTGCACAAAGCAGTTAAAACTAATTTTGCTGGACAAATTATTGGAAATCGTCTGCAAATTTTTAGTAATTCTATTCAAGCAGTAGTCACTACAGCATTGCTATGGTTTGGGGCACATCTAGTAATTCAGAATCAGTTAACAATTGGGCAGCTTGTGGCATTTAATATGCTGTTAGGGACTATTATTAGCCCTTTCCAACGTTTAGCAGTATTGTGGAATCAATTGCAGGAAGTTGTCATTTCAATGGAACGCATTAATGATGTGTTAGACACCGAACCTGAGGAGAATTTACAACATCAAATCAGACAAAGCTTACCTTCGATTCAAGGTGAAGTTCGGTTTGAAAATGTCACATTTCGCTATAACTCAGAAAGCGATACTAATGTAATTGAAAATCTCAGCTTTCAAATTAAACCAGGGCAAATGGTAGCACTAGTTGGGCGTAGTGGTTCTGGGAAAACTACGATTTCTAAGTTAGTTTTAGGCTTATATCTTCCTAGCGATGGCAAAATCTTAGTTGATGGATGCGATATTACCAATATCTCTTTACGTTCCTTACGCCAACAAGTTGGAGTAGTTGACCAAGATACCTTTTTATTTGGTGGTACAATTCGTGACAATATTAGCTTAGGACATCCAGGAGCCAAATTAGAAGAAATCATCGAAGCGGCAAAGCTAGCTGGTGCTGATGAATTTATTAAAAAATTGCCAATGGGTTATGAAACCCAAATTGGTGAAGGCGGAGGGATGCTATCTGGAGGACAGAGGCAAAGAATTGCCATAGCTAGAGCTTTATTAGGTAATCCTCGCTTATTAATTTTAGATGAGGCAACTTCTCATTTAGATACAGAGTCAGAACGCATTATTCAGAAGAACTTCAACACAATTCTCAAGGGAAGAACTACCTTAGTAATTGCCCATCGTCTTTCCACCGTCAGAAATGCAGATTTGATTTTGGTATTAGATAAAGGCGTGTTGATTGAAAGTGGAAATCACCAAGAATTGATGGCAAGACGCGGACATTATTTTTATCTCAATCAGCAACAGTTAGACGCATCAGCATAA
- a CDS encoding ATP-dependent Clp protease-like protein, which translates to MDISPIKAVQAPYYGDNFYRTPPPDLPSLLLKERIVYLGMPLVPAVTELIVAQLLYLQSDDPEKPIKIYINSTGTSGYSGDPIGFETEAFAIYDTMKYIKPPIHTICIGSAMGMAAMLLGAGTKGCRASLPNATIILHQPKSYAQGQATDIQIRAKEVLANKASMVDIISRTTGQPPEKITKDMDRLFYMTPYQAKEYGLIDRVFEKEELANPPLPASIL; encoded by the coding sequence ATGGACATTTCCCCCATCAAGGCTGTTCAAGCCCCCTACTACGGCGATAATTTTTACCGGACGCCGCCGCCAGATTTACCTTCCCTATTGTTGAAGGAGCGAATTGTCTATCTTGGGATGCCCCTGGTGCCTGCTGTCACAGAATTAATCGTCGCTCAACTACTGTATTTGCAGTCCGACGACCCCGAGAAGCCGATTAAAATTTATATCAACTCCACTGGCACATCCGGTTATAGTGGCGATCCGATTGGCTTTGAAACCGAAGCCTTCGCCATCTATGACACTATGAAATACATCAAGCCACCCATCCACACTATCTGCATTGGTTCAGCAATGGGTATGGCAGCGATGCTACTCGGTGCCGGTACTAAAGGTTGCCGCGCCAGTTTACCCAACGCTACTATTATCCTGCACCAGCCTAAGAGCTACGCCCAAGGTCAAGCAACGGATATTCAAATTCGGGCGAAGGAAGTTCTGGCAAATAAGGCCTCAATGGTTGACATCATATCTCGCACCACTGGCCAACCCCCAGAAAAAATTACCAAAGATATGGATCGCCTCTTTTACATGACTCCCTATCAAGCTAAGGAATACGGTTTGATCGATCGAGTTTTTGAAAAAGAAGAACTTGCCAATCCACCTCTGCCTGCAAGCATCCTTTAA
- a CDS encoding cell death suppressor protein Lls1 homolog — protein sequence MQSEFNFFQHWYPLTPIKDLDPNKPTPVTLLGLRLVIWQPKFSETYQVFLDRCPHRLAPLSEGRVDDKTGNLMCSYHGWQFDSEGVCTHIPQAEDPEIVTKNQQNFCAVSLPVRQENDLLWVWPDAKSTENAAATPLPLSPLVDASKGFVWDSFVRDLEYDWQTLVENVADPSHVPFAHHGVQGDRQKAKPIPLKLVQSTPNLIEVNTDRFFKTTITFEPPCHLEYAIRIGDSDKQMGLITYCIPVAPGKSRIVAQFPRNFAKTMHNLIPRWWNHIKTRNAVLDGDMILLQQQEYFLQKITSVESWKTAYKLPTSADRLVIEFRNWFDKYCHGQLPWSEAGIKVPDSPTINEDRSVMLDRYKQHTQHCSSCRGALKNIERSQVGLLAYFITVVSVVAVLPDALRVKLGLPLMITALFSLGVYAWLKFWLRPKFYFVDYIHSQR from the coding sequence ATGCAATCTGAATTCAACTTTTTTCAGCACTGGTATCCTCTCACACCAATTAAAGATCTAGACCCCAATAAACCAACCCCAGTAACGCTTTTGGGACTTCGTTTAGTAATTTGGCAGCCTAAATTCTCTGAAACTTACCAAGTATTTTTAGATCGATGTCCGCATCGCCTAGCCCCCTTGAGTGAAGGAAGAGTTGACGATAAAACAGGCAATTTAATGTGTAGCTATCACGGCTGGCAGTTTGATTCCGAAGGAGTTTGTACTCATATTCCCCAAGCAGAAGATCCAGAAATTGTCACTAAAAATCAACAAAATTTCTGTGCAGTTTCGCTACCTGTGCGCCAAGAAAATGATTTACTTTGGGTTTGGCCAGATGCGAAATCAACTGAAAATGCTGCTGCTACACCTTTACCTTTATCACCTTTAGTAGATGCTAGTAAAGGTTTTGTCTGGGATTCCTTTGTACGTGACTTAGAATACGATTGGCAAACCCTTGTAGAAAATGTCGCAGATCCCAGCCATGTTCCTTTTGCTCATCATGGAGTGCAAGGCGATCGCCAAAAAGCAAAACCCATTCCGCTGAAACTCGTACAATCAACGCCAAACTTGATTGAGGTAAATACTGACAGATTCTTTAAAACCACAATCACTTTTGAACCACCTTGCCACTTAGAGTATGCAATTAGGATTGGTGATTCTGACAAGCAGATGGGACTGATAACCTACTGCATTCCCGTTGCTCCAGGTAAATCAAGGATTGTCGCGCAATTTCCCCGCAATTTTGCCAAAACAATGCATAATTTAATACCTCGTTGGTGGAATCATATCAAAACTCGAAATGCGGTTCTGGATGGAGATATGATACTTTTGCAACAACAAGAGTACTTTCTGCAAAAAATAACATCAGTTGAAAGCTGGAAAACTGCTTACAAACTACCTACAAGCGCCGATCGCTTAGTCATTGAATTTCGCAATTGGTTTGATAAGTATTGTCACGGGCAACTCCCTTGGAGCGAAGCGGGAATTAAAGTTCCAGACAGCCCAACAATCAATGAAGATCGCTCGGTGATGTTAGATCGCTACAAACAACATACTCAGCATTGTAGTAGCTGTCGTGGGGCGCTGAAAAATATCGAGCGCTCGCAGGTCGGACTTTTAGCGTACTTTATCACAGTAGTATCAGTAGTTGCCGTTCTCCCTGATGCGCTGCGAGTCAAGCTAGGCTTACCTCTAATGATTACAGCCCTCTTCAGTTTAGGAGTTTACGCTTGGTTAAAATTCTGGCTTCGCCCTAAATTTTACTTTGTGGATTATATACACTCCCAGAGATAA
- a CDS encoding thiamine S protein yields the protein MSNSVITVTVKLFAAYQEAYKTSELVLEFPNGTPVRAVCDRLIAEHPELRQLRDITRFGINLIFVEPDTPLQNGDEVVLIPPVSGG from the coding sequence ATGTCTAATTCTGTTATTACCGTAACCGTGAAGTTATTTGCAGCTTACCAAGAAGCTTATAAAACATCAGAACTGGTGTTAGAATTTCCCAATGGTACGCCAGTGAGAGCAGTATGCGATCGCTTGATTGCGGAACATCCAGAACTGCGCCAATTGCGAGATATTACCCGCTTTGGGATTAATTTAATATTTGTCGAACCGGATACACCCCTGCAAAATGGCGATGAAGTCGTGTTAATTCCACCTGTGAGTGGTGGTTAG
- a CDS encoding aminoglycoside phosphotransferase, with the protein MAINLNYKNLFSYLKETAIFTQEELAYMKVDVKYSKNSYWLIEVAENNYKLVIKQTPNYHSHDRDERIDKEREIYKFLQVETNLYFISSLTPEIIYFDEMNSILIYKYLDRYINLESYYMNNNNFPHTIAELIGNTLAKLHKESISSEKFYKFLTKYSAEKIPYQLSYPDYISEHLFQRLKPENLKKTPTYVWRFIGNFQKADALIEVIKDLLFQHRRCCLTHNNIQFKNLLISKNWHTLSSDLNHNEENLIKLIDWETCSWGDPACDLGKAIAGYFLFWLNSMIMHPTIEIKKSIQLAAIPLEVVRPSIVATIKAYINAHTKVLEGYPEFLRRVIQFAGLAVIYQLLTEFQFQPEIALCHQEVYFYIAAQLLCKPEKFMAI; encoded by the coding sequence ATGGCTATTAATCTCAACTATAAAAACTTATTTAGTTACTTAAAAGAGACCGCTATCTTTACACAAGAAGAATTAGCCTATATGAAAGTTGATGTCAAATATAGCAAAAATTCTTATTGGCTCATAGAAGTAGCTGAAAACAATTACAAGCTAGTTATTAAACAAACTCCTAATTATCATAGTCACGATCGGGACGAGAGAATTGATAAAGAACGAGAGATTTATAAGTTTTTACAAGTAGAAACAAATTTGTACTTTATTTCATCACTAACCCCAGAAATAATATATTTCGATGAGATGAATTCGATTTTGATATATAAATATCTTGATAGATATATCAATTTAGAAAGTTATTATATGAATAATAATAATTTTCCCCATACCATTGCCGAATTAATTGGAAATACTTTAGCAAAACTGCATAAAGAAAGTATCAGTTCGGAAAAGTTCTACAAATTTTTAACTAAGTATTCAGCAGAAAAAATCCCTTATCAACTTTCTTACCCTGATTATATTTCCGAGCATCTATTTCAGCGCTTGAAGCCTGAGAATTTAAAGAAGACTCCAACTTATGTTTGGAGATTTATCGGAAATTTTCAAAAAGCTGATGCTTTAATAGAAGTAATTAAAGATCTGCTGTTTCAGCATCGCCGTTGTTGTTTAACGCACAACAATATTCAATTTAAAAATCTCTTAATATCTAAGAACTGGCATACCTTATCATCAGATCTAAATCATAATGAAGAAAACCTAATTAAGCTTATTGATTGGGAAACTTGTAGCTGGGGCGATCCGGCTTGCGATTTAGGTAAAGCAATTGCTGGCTATTTTCTATTTTGGCTTAATAGCATGATTATGCATCCTACTATTGAGATTAAAAAATCTATACAGCTAGCCGCTATTCCTTTAGAAGTTGTTCGCCCTTCGATTGTAGCCACGATTAAAGCTTATATCAATGCTCACACAAAGGTTTTAGAAGGTTATCCTGAATTTCTCAGACGTGTTATTCAATTTGCTGGGCTTGCTGTAATTTATCAACTATTAACAGAATTTCAATTTCAGCCAGAGATAGCTCTATGCCATCAAGAAGTTTATTTTTATATTGCGGCACAATTACTTTGTAAACCAGAAAAATTTATGGCTATTTAA
- a CDS encoding heat shock protein DnaJ domain-containing protein, with protein sequence MDLGDCYRVLGLRSGASFADIKASYRRLAQQYHPDINPADNKAKDKFIALTEAYKLLLTVVIPEDTVSTSSQSQVSAREEKQATATPQEKPPAASVKTQQATTPKPPSVTDIEQRLKWKTYEQLQRFLKEKRYPQAIALVEALADRLPDDAEVRQWQAIAYQVWGRVLIEQHQVLKARIYLKKALKTDPNNKALWNEVQRDFQRLDQIF encoded by the coding sequence ATGGATCTTGGAGATTGCTACCGTGTATTGGGTTTAAGATCGGGGGCCTCTTTTGCCGACATCAAAGCGTCTTACAGACGATTGGCGCAGCAATATCATCCCGACATCAACCCTGCTGACAACAAAGCTAAAGATAAATTTATTGCATTGACAGAAGCCTACAAACTCCTACTGACGGTAGTTATACCTGAGGATACTGTGAGTACTTCGAGTCAATCGCAGGTGTCTGCGCGTGAGGAAAAACAGGCAACAGCAACACCGCAGGAGAAACCACCAGCAGCTTCGGTGAAAACTCAACAAGCGACAACACCAAAGCCGCCAAGTGTCACAGACATAGAACAGCGGCTCAAGTGGAAGACTTACGAACAGTTGCAGCGGTTTTTAAAAGAAAAACGGTATCCGCAAGCGATCGCACTCGTAGAAGCTTTGGCAGATCGCTTACCAGACGATGCTGAAGTTCGCCAGTGGCAAGCTATTGCCTATCAAGTTTGGGGACGGGTACTAATCGAGCAACATCAGGTGCTGAAAGCCAGAATTTATCTCAAAAAAGCCCTGAAGACAGACCCCAATAACAAAGCTTTATGGAATGAGGTGCAGCGAGATTTTCAGCGCTTGGATCAGATTTTTTAA